GTGGAGAGTTGCGGGACCTCGGGCGGCTTCCGTGTCCGATGGTCAGACGCAAAGGCGAGCGCGGCTTCACCCGCGTGAGTTGGGACGCGGCCCTCGGTCTCATCGCGGATCGCATCCGCGCGAGCTCACCGGATCGCCTCGGCTTCTACATGACGAGCCGCGGGCAGCCCAACGAGAACTACTACGCGGCCCAGAAGATGGCGCGCGCGATCGGAACGAACGCCATCGACAACGCCGCACGCGTGTGCCACGCGCCCAGTACCGCGGGACTGAAAGAAGCGGTCGGCGTCGCGGCGACCACTTGCTCCTACGAGGACTGGATCGGAAGCGATCTCGTGGTGTTCATTGGCTCGAACGTGGCCAACAGCCAGCCGGTCAGTATGAAGTACCTCTACCANNNNNNNNNNCACCGATTGCGGAGCCCCTGCGGCCCGATGGCCAACCGATCCGGGATGTCGATGATCACCCAGTCTTTTGCTGCCATAGGACGACGCTAGCAGCTGAGTGAGACAGAATTCGGCTCCATGCTCGGAGCGCGACGCGAGCCGGGCGCCCCGAACGAGATCACTGCGTCTACAGCCTGGAGGTGCGCGTGGACG
The Luteitalea sp. genome window above contains:
- a CDS encoding molybdopterin-dependent oxidoreductase; this encodes GELRDLGRLPCPMVRRKGERGFTRVSWDAALGLIADRIRASSPDRLGFYMTSRGQPNENYYAAQKMARAIGTNAIDNAARVCHAPSTAGLKEAVGVAATTCSYEDWIGSDLVVFIGSNVANSQPVSMKYLY